A single genomic interval of Archaeoglobaceae archaeon harbors:
- a CDS encoding peptidylprolyl isomerase, translating to MISNGDFIRLSYTAKLETGEVIDTTSAEVAKESGIFNENTRYGDIYAVVGEGHVLKGLDEDLVGKEVGYRGEVKIPPAKAFGEYDPNKKDSFSITKFKEKPEVGQRVRIGDKIGTVERIVGRRVVVDFNHPLAGKNVVFEYEIKEKLEKLEDKLKALFVIHTGLEVKNLAVDGEKATVEVSNEAYLNQLFLLGRYRVVRDAFRLLNLKEIQIVEKFEKKAEEVKKTEETKSEEAQKTES from the coding sequence ATGATCTCAAATGGTGATTTCATTAGGCTCAGCTACACCGCAAAGCTCGAAACTGGAGAGGTTATAGACACAACGAGTGCAGAAGTAGCTAAGGAGAGCGGAATATTCAACGAAAACACAAGATATGGAGACATTTACGCAGTGGTTGGCGAAGGGCACGTGCTAAAGGGTCTGGATGAGGATCTTGTTGGCAAAGAAGTGGGATACAGAGGAGAAGTAAAGATCCCGCCAGCAAAAGCCTTCGGAGAATACGATCCAAACAAAAAAGACTCCTTTAGCATAACAAAGTTCAAAGAGAAGCCCGAGGTTGGGCAGAGAGTTAGAATTGGTGACAAAATTGGAACCGTTGAGAGAATAGTGGGACGCAGAGTAGTTGTGGACTTCAACCACCCACTTGCTGGGAAAAACGTAGTCTTTGAATATGAGATCAAAGAAAAACTTGAAAAGTTGGAAGATAAGCTTAAAGCTCTCTTTGTGATTCACACTGGTTTAGAAGTGAAGAATTTGGCTGTTGATGGCGAAAAAGCAACAGTTGAGGTTTCAAATGAAGCTTACCTGAATCAGCTCTTCCTTTTAGGACGCTACAGAGTTGTCAGAGATGCCTTCAGACTTCTTAACTTGAAGGAAATTCAAATCGTTGAGAAGTTTGAGAAGAAGGCTGAAGAAGTGAAGAAGACTGAGGAGACTAAGAGCGAAGAAGCTCAAAAGACTGAGTCGTAG